A window from Desulfuromonadaceae bacterium encodes these proteins:
- a CDS encoding type II toxin-antitoxin system PemK/MazF family toxin, whose protein sequence is MERGDIYLVSLDPTSGHEQQGTRPVLVVSPSSFNRLTKTPVVLPITSGGNFTRTAGFAVSLIGAGTKTTGAIRCDQPRALDLASRSAHKLEGVPEAIMNEVLARVSTIFE, encoded by the coding sequence ATGGAGCGCGGCGATATTTACCTTGTGTCACTTGACCCGACTTCAGGCCATGAACAGCAGGGGACACGACCCGTTTTGGTTGTGTCTCCGTCGTCCTTCAACCGCCTGACAAAAACGCCAGTCGTACTGCCAATTACCAGCGGGGGCAACTTTACACGTACGGCTGGCTTTGCAGTATCGCTGATTGGGGCAGGAACGAAAACAACGGGTGCAATCAGATGTGACCAGCCTCGTGCCCTCGACTTAGCTTCGCGCAGTGCCCATAAGCTGGAGGGTGTGCCGGAGGCAATCATGAATGAAGTTCTGGCGAGGGTGTCCACAATTTTCGAGTGA